The genomic region ACGACCCTGGCGCAGTTGCGAAGCGAATTCCCCGGTCTGCGCTTTGCCTGGTGCTGGGATGATGATGTTGGCTCGGGCAAGCCGGTCTGGGATTCCGACCTCTTCGCCCTGTACCTGTACGAGAGCGGGGATCACTGCCTGGGGCTAACCACCGATTACGCCTCGGCGGGTGGTTTCTTGGTCGCCGAGAAGGTCGAGGAATGAACCCCGACCCTGATAAAGGGGAGGGGGATCAAATCCCCATCGCCGATTGCACCGATTGCCCCCACCGCGATCTGCTGGCGCGGGGCGGCTGCCTGCCCGGCGACCGCTGCGTCAAGGTCGACAGCGGGCGGCAAATCGACCGTTTTTTGCGGCTCAACCGCGACCGGGCCGAGGGCTATCTGCACGATCCCTTCTGGGAACGCCGGGCGATTGCGGCCCGTTATGCCCCGGTTGAGTCCATCGGGTTTCTGGCGACAGATCCCGATGAGGTGGTCCGGCGTAGCGTTTCGGATCGTTTGAGCGGCGAGGCTTTGCTGGCGTTGAGCGACGACCCCGACCGCGAGGTCCGCATCACCGTCGCCCGCCATCTTCCACCCCAGTGGCTTG from Proteobacteria bacterium CG1_02_64_396 harbors:
- a CDS encoding (Fe-S) protein, with protein sequence MNPDPDKGEGDQIPIADCTDCPHRDLLARGGCLPGDRCVKVDSGRQIDRFLRLNRDRAEGYLHDPFWERRAIAARYAPVESIGFLATDPDEVVRRSVSDRLSGEALLALSDDPDREVRITVARHLPPQWLEKMVEDPDYMVRVRVAERLPAGRLFRMIADPDRQVRMAVAARLPEMTLPLLAGDPEPEIRRLVASRMGEGDAAQMLGDGDWVVRFEAAQRAPVSALTALLHDPELEVREVARSRLDGGLD